The following DNA comes from Streptomyces sp. NBC_00102.
CGGCATCTGGGTCCTGTTCACCTGGTCCGTACTGCTCGGTGTGCTGCTGCGGCTCGTCCTGACCGCGGTCGGTGTCGGCGACGGTCAGGACCGGGCGCGCATCGTCACCTGGGCCGTCCTCGGCACGGCCGCCACGCTGCTCGCCCTGGGGTACGCCGAAGCCCGACGCGTACCGCGCGCGCGCCGTCTCGACGTGGAACTCCCGCGCCTGGGAGCCGGGCTGGACGGCACCCGGGTCGCCCTGATCACCGACACCCACTACGGCCCCCTCGACCGCGTCCGCTGGTCGGAACGGGTCTGCGAGACGGTGAACTCCCTGGAGGCCGACCTGGTCTGCCACACCGGCGACATCGCGGACGGCACGGCCGAACGCCGTCGCGCCCAGGCCGCTCCGCTGGGCACCGTGCGGGCGACCCGGGCCCGGGTCTACGTCACCGGCAACCACGAGTACTACAGCGAGGCCCAGGGCTGGGTCGACCTGATGGACGAGCTGGGCTGGGAGCCGCTGCGCAACCGTCATCTGCTGCTCGAACGCGGCGGTGACACCCTCGTGGTCGCCGGCGTCGACGACGTCACCGCCGAGTCCTCCGGACTGGCGGGCCACCGGGCCCACCTCGGCAACGCCCTCCAGGGCGCCGACCCGGATCTCCCCGTGCTCCTCCTCGCGCACCAGCCGAAGTTCATCGACCGCGCGGCTGCCCACGGCATCGACCTGCAGCTCTCCGGCCACACCCACGGCGGCCAGATCTGGCCCTTCCACTACCTGGTACGCCTCGATCAGCCGGCCCTCGCCGGCCTCAGCCGCCACGGCGCCCGCACTCTCCTCTACACCAGCCGCGGCACCGGCTTTTGGGGCCCGCCGTTCCGCGTCTTCGCGCCGAGCGAGATCACCCTGCTCGTGCTCCGCTCCCCGCAGTAGGGAGTCGGCCGTGGCGGCGCCACCGACGCCGGGGCTCCCCTGCGTCGGAACGCGGTCGGTCCCGTCACGGTCGGGTTCCACCACGGTCCCTGTTCCATCAGGGCCCTGTTCCGTCACAGCTCTGTTCCGTCAGGGCCCAGTTCCGTTACGGCCGTTCCGTCACGGACGGTTCCGTCACGGCCGGTTCCGTCGCGGTCAGGCGCAGTCGGGGCACAGGCCGCGGTAGGTGATCTCCACCGACCCGACGGCGAACCCGAACCGCTCGGCCTCGGGCAGGTCGCCGAGGGCATCGCCGACGGGATGAACGTCGCGGACCGTGCCGCAGCCCGAGCACACCAGGTGCTGATGGGGGCGGCGCGCGTTCGGGTCGTAGCGCTTGGCCCGGCCGACCGTGGATACCTCCAGCACCTCGCCGAGCGCGACGAGTTCACCCAGCGTGTTGTAGACGGTCGCACGGGAGATCTCGGGCAGTCGCGCGGCGGCCCGCAGATGCACCTCGTCCGCCGTAAGGTGCACGTGA
Coding sequences within:
- a CDS encoding Fur family transcriptional regulator — translated: MSDLLQRLRGRDWRLTSQRRVVAEVLDGDHVHLTADEVHLRAAARLPEISRATVYNTLGELVALGEVLEVSTVGRAKRYDPNARRPHQHLVCSGCGTVRDVHPVGDALGDLPEAERFGFAVGSVEITYRGLCPDCA
- a CDS encoding metallophosphoesterase, with protein sequence MTETSDTRSAAGDAASPDRLRRMMRYIPLIAPVLLWAVPCWVLLHAGQHWPFPVALTGTVLFVLGLAGMPLAMVRGHGRRQQDRAAIVGDALLGGIWVLFTWSVLLGVLLRLVLTAVGVGDGQDRARIVTWAVLGTAATLLALGYAEARRVPRARRLDVELPRLGAGLDGTRVALITDTHYGPLDRVRWSERVCETVNSLEADLVCHTGDIADGTAERRRAQAAPLGTVRATRARVYVTGNHEYYSEAQGWVDLMDELGWEPLRNRHLLLERGGDTLVVAGVDDVTAESSGLAGHRAHLGNALQGADPDLPVLLLAHQPKFIDRAAAHGIDLQLSGHTHGGQIWPFHYLVRLDQPALAGLSRHGARTLLYTSRGTGFWGPPFRVFAPSEITLLVLRSPQ